The Nocardioides pantholopis genome window below encodes:
- the dacB gene encoding D-alanyl-D-alanine carboxypeptidase/D-alanyl-D-alanine endopeptidase, which translates to MRRRDARHGQRSSEHGRVVTWLALLLVLVVGSAAFVGYRTDLADPWLEDGWVGERLDDVFGEQEPPGPEAVAAPAGLDLPDVVTPGPVADAALAAPLDARAVRRALAPYLRDDDLGRHVLAAVGGLDAAAPVFTQGGGTAIPASTTKVLTAVAALSVLDPAQAFTTRVVREGNRVTLVGGGDPLLAAAPPEEPTTPRPADVVTLARQAAQALLAQGVTRVRLDYDDSLFSGPAVNPRWPASYVPDGVVAPIGALWVDQGRPAQGTGRVADPARAAADAFATALTDAGVAVAGRPRHAVAGGAAIPVAEVVGPTVQDVVERVLLVSDNEASEVLVRQLGLAGAGEGSTTAGLRVVRDALAQAGVPTGDLVLHDGSGLSRANRIAPGTLLAALRLAATDPRPQLRGVLASLPVAAYTGSLSERFDEAAPAGRGRVRAKTGTLTGVSSLAGIATGVDGTPMLFVLMADRVATDDTLGARDALDGAAAALGACRCGTAG; encoded by the coding sequence GTGCGGCGACGTGATGCACGCCACGGTCAGCGCAGCAGCGAGCACGGGCGGGTCGTGACCTGGCTGGCGCTGCTGCTGGTGCTCGTGGTCGGCAGTGCCGCCTTCGTCGGGTACCGCACCGACCTCGCCGACCCGTGGCTCGAGGACGGCTGGGTGGGGGAGCGTCTCGACGACGTCTTCGGCGAGCAGGAGCCGCCCGGGCCGGAGGCCGTCGCCGCCCCCGCGGGCCTGGACCTGCCGGACGTGGTGACCCCGGGGCCGGTGGCGGACGCGGCCCTCGCGGCGCCCCTCGACGCCCGGGCGGTACGCCGCGCGCTCGCGCCGTACCTGCGCGACGACGACCTCGGCCGCCACGTGCTCGCCGCGGTGGGCGGGCTGGACGCCGCTGCCCCGGTCTTCACCCAGGGCGGCGGCACCGCGATCCCGGCGTCCACGACCAAGGTGCTGACAGCTGTCGCGGCCCTCTCCGTGCTCGACCCGGCCCAGGCCTTCACCACCCGCGTGGTCCGCGAGGGCAACCGGGTGACGCTGGTCGGCGGCGGGGACCCGCTGCTCGCGGCCGCCCCGCCCGAGGAGCCGACGACTCCGCGGCCCGCCGACGTGGTGACGCTGGCCCGGCAGGCTGCGCAGGCGCTGCTGGCCCAGGGCGTGACCCGGGTTCGGCTGGACTACGACGACTCGCTCTTCTCGGGCCCGGCGGTCAACCCGCGCTGGCCCGCGAGCTACGTCCCCGACGGCGTCGTCGCGCCGATCGGCGCGCTCTGGGTGGACCAGGGCCGGCCGGCGCAGGGCACCGGCCGCGTGGCCGACCCGGCCCGGGCCGCCGCCGACGCGTTCGCGACCGCGCTCACCGACGCCGGCGTCGCCGTGGCCGGCCGGCCCCGCCACGCGGTCGCCGGCGGCGCCGCGATCCCGGTGGCGGAGGTCGTGGGGCCGACGGTCCAGGACGTGGTCGAGCGGGTGCTGCTGGTCAGCGACAACGAGGCCTCCGAGGTGCTGGTGCGCCAGCTGGGCCTCGCCGGGGCCGGCGAGGGCAGCACCACCGCCGGGCTCCGGGTGGTCCGCGACGCGCTCGCCCAGGCCGGGGTGCCGACCGGCGACCTGGTCCTGCACGACGGGTCCGGGCTGTCCCGGGCGAACCGGATCGCGCCCGGCACCCTGCTGGCGGCCCTGCGGCTGGCGGCCACGGACCCCCGCCCCCAGCTGCGCGGCGTGCTCGCCTCGCTGCCGGTGGCGGCGTACACCGGCTCGCTCTCGGAGCGCTTCGACGAGGCAGCCCCCGCGGGCCGCGGCCGGGTGCGGGCCAAGACCGGCACGTTGACCGGCGTCAGCAGCCTCGCCGGGATCGCCACCGGCGTCGACGGGACGCCGATGCTGTTCGTGCTGATGGCCGACCGGGTGGCGACCGACGACACCCTCGGCGCGCGGGACGCGCTGGACGGCGCCGCCGCAGCGCTCGGCGCCTGCCGCTGCGGCACTGCCGGGTAG
- a CDS encoding zinc-dependent metalloprotease gives MTQEMVDWPFAVRLGSRLAGPGPEVSRSEAEEAVAELRAAAARSTGLVRDYTGLDAPEGTAPVLVVDRPGWVQANADGFRAVLGPLVDKVARAKPPTGLALAVGAKVTGAEVGSLLGFLAGKVLGQFDPFHDPHGRLLLVAPNIVHVEREIGADPHDFRLWVCLHEETHRVQFTAVPWLRDHLFGEIGALADTVDSASLLEDGLQRLPEVLRGARGGSLMDLVGTPEQKEIIERVTAVMSLLEGHADVVMDGVGPGVIPSVDQIRAAFNERRKGIGALDRLLRRLLGLDAKMAQYRDGARFVRTVVDSVGMAGFNAVWERPENLPTPAEIADPAVWVARVG, from the coding sequence ATGACTCAGGAGATGGTCGACTGGCCGTTCGCCGTCCGCCTCGGCTCCCGGCTCGCCGGACCCGGTCCGGAGGTCAGCCGCTCGGAGGCCGAGGAGGCCGTCGCCGAGCTGCGCGCCGCCGCCGCCCGGTCCACCGGGCTGGTCCGTGACTACACGGGCCTCGACGCCCCCGAGGGCACCGCCCCGGTGCTGGTGGTCGACCGGCCCGGCTGGGTCCAGGCCAACGCCGACGGCTTCCGCGCCGTCCTCGGCCCGCTGGTCGACAAGGTCGCCCGGGCCAAGCCCCCCACCGGCCTGGCCCTCGCCGTGGGCGCCAAGGTGACCGGCGCCGAGGTCGGCTCGCTGCTGGGGTTCCTGGCCGGCAAGGTGCTCGGCCAGTTCGACCCCTTCCACGACCCGCACGGGCGGCTGCTGCTGGTCGCGCCCAACATCGTGCACGTCGAGCGGGAGATCGGGGCCGACCCGCACGACTTCCGGCTCTGGGTCTGCCTGCACGAGGAGACCCACCGGGTCCAGTTCACGGCGGTGCCCTGGCTGCGCGACCACCTCTTCGGCGAGATCGGGGCGCTCGCGGACACCGTCGACTCCGCCTCGCTGCTCGAGGACGGCCTCCAGCGGCTGCCCGAGGTGCTGCGCGGGGCGCGCGGCGGCAGCCTGATGGACCTGGTCGGGACGCCGGAGCAGAAGGAGATCATCGAGCGGGTGACCGCGGTGATGTCGCTGCTCGAGGGGCACGCCGACGTGGTCATGGACGGCGTCGGCCCGGGCGTCATCCCGAGCGTGGACCAGATCCGGGCCGCGTTCAACGAGCGGCGCAAGGGCATCGGGGCCCTGGACCGGCTGCTGCGCCGGCTGCTCGGGCTGGACGCCAAGATGGCGCAGTACCGCGACGGCGCCCGCTTCGTGCGCACCGTCGTCGACAGCGTGGGGATGGCCGGCTTCAACGCGGTCTGGGAGCGCCCCGAGAACCTGCCCACGCCCGCCGAGATCGCCGACCCCGCCGTCTGGGTCGCCCGGGTCGGGTAG
- a CDS encoding inorganic diphosphatase — MEFDVLVEIPKGQRNKYEVDHVSGRLRLDRTLFTSTQYPADYGFIEDTLGMDGDPLDALVLLQEPTFPGCLIKCRAIGMFRMTDEAGGDDKVLCVPSTDPRLEHLRDISHVSKFDRLEIQHFFEVYKDLEPGKSVEGAEWVGRAEAEAEVRASFQRAKDEPGH, encoded by the coding sequence CTGGAGTTCGACGTACTGGTGGAGATCCCGAAGGGGCAGCGCAACAAGTACGAGGTCGACCACGTGTCCGGCCGACTGCGCCTGGACCGCACTCTCTTCACCTCGACGCAGTATCCCGCCGACTACGGCTTCATCGAGGACACCCTCGGCATGGACGGCGACCCGCTGGACGCGCTCGTGCTCCTCCAGGAGCCGACCTTCCCGGGCTGCCTGATCAAGTGCCGCGCGATCGGCATGTTCCGGATGACCGACGAGGCCGGCGGCGACGACAAGGTGCTGTGCGTCCCGTCGACCGACCCGCGCCTGGAGCACCTGCGCGACATCAGCCACGTCTCCAAGTTCGACCGCCTGGAGATCCAGCACTTCTTCGAGGTCTACAAGGACCTCGAGCCCGGCAAGTCCGTCGAGGGCGCGGAGTGGGTCGGCCGCGCCGAGGCCGAGGCCGAGGTGCGCGCCTCGTTCCAGCGCGCCAAGGACGAGCCCGGGCACTGA
- a CDS encoding acyl-CoA dehydrogenase family protein, with the protein MSNQTVPPSSAENVPSTAPPATPASDTDADVESKTGYIQPVVDVAALTEFLDGRYAEVRDLVRANLAEHAAVLEDAETMDVDDFRERVKEIVVGMAATGQTGMGFPEEYGGGGDIGASVAAFETLAYGDLSVLVKVGVQFGLFGGAILQLGGKHHHDAYLADLITGKLMGCFAMTESGHGSNVQALGTVATYDAASEEFVITTPREDARKDYIGNAARHARVAVVFAQLELDGSSEGVHAFVVPIRDEDGNPLPGVRIEDDGLKMGLNGVDNGRIWFDRVRVPRDALLNRFADVAADGTYSSAIQSPGRRFFTMLGTLIQGRVCVGGAGINAAKVALAIAVHYALRRRQFEATGTGQEELLLDYGLHQRRLLPLLARTYALHFAQEVVAGQLHDVTMGIVTDEHTKRELESRAAGTKALGTWHATETIQECREACGGAGYLAVNRFAALKADTDVFTTFEGDNHVLLQLVAKGLLTDYASEFEDMDQLGMVRFVTGLAVETVIEKTAVHKLLERIKDVLPGGDQWDQDAGLLDPNYQLAMLRFREEHMLAGAARRLKRGIDDKLNPGEVFSRVQDHVIAAARAHVDRLVLEAFVEKTREMPDGDNKVALNLLCDLYALSTIEADRAWFLEHGRLSVARSKAISREIGSLCRKIRPLAGDLVDAFGVPPQMLRSPDLLG; encoded by the coding sequence ATGTCGAACCAGACCGTCCCGCCGTCCTCCGCCGAGAACGTCCCGTCCACCGCCCCGCCGGCGACGCCCGCGAGCGACACCGACGCCGACGTCGAGTCGAAGACCGGCTACATCCAGCCGGTCGTCGACGTCGCGGCGCTCACCGAGTTCCTCGACGGCCGGTACGCCGAGGTGCGGGACCTGGTCCGGGCCAACCTCGCCGAGCACGCCGCCGTGCTCGAGGACGCCGAGACGATGGACGTCGACGACTTCCGGGAGCGGGTCAAGGAGATCGTGGTCGGGATGGCGGCCACCGGCCAGACCGGCATGGGCTTCCCGGAGGAGTACGGCGGGGGCGGCGACATCGGCGCCTCGGTGGCCGCCTTCGAGACCCTCGCGTACGGCGACCTCTCGGTCCTGGTCAAGGTCGGCGTGCAGTTCGGCCTGTTCGGCGGCGCGATCCTCCAGCTGGGCGGCAAGCACCACCACGACGCCTACCTCGCGGACCTGATCACCGGGAAGCTGATGGGCTGCTTCGCGATGACCGAGTCCGGCCACGGGTCCAACGTCCAGGCCCTCGGCACCGTCGCGACCTACGACGCGGCGAGCGAGGAGTTCGTGATCACGACTCCCCGCGAGGACGCCCGCAAGGACTACATCGGCAACGCGGCCCGGCACGCCCGGGTCGCGGTCGTCTTCGCCCAGCTCGAGCTGGACGGCTCCTCCGAGGGGGTGCACGCGTTCGTGGTGCCGATCCGCGACGAGGACGGGAACCCGCTCCCCGGCGTCCGGATCGAGGACGACGGGCTGAAGATGGGCCTCAACGGCGTCGACAACGGCCGGATCTGGTTCGACCGGGTCCGGGTGCCGCGCGACGCGCTGCTGAACCGGTTCGCCGACGTCGCCGCCGACGGCACCTACTCCAGCGCGATCCAGAGCCCCGGGCGGCGCTTCTTCACGATGCTCGGCACCCTCATCCAGGGCCGGGTGTGCGTCGGCGGCGCCGGCATCAATGCAGCGAAGGTCGCGCTCGCGATCGCCGTCCACTACGCGCTGCGCCGCCGCCAGTTCGAGGCGACCGGCACCGGCCAGGAGGAGCTGCTGCTCGACTACGGGCTGCACCAGCGCCGGCTGCTGCCGCTGCTGGCCCGGACCTACGCCCTGCACTTCGCCCAGGAGGTCGTCGCCGGCCAGCTGCACGACGTCACGATGGGCATCGTCACCGACGAGCACACCAAGCGGGAGCTGGAGTCGCGCGCGGCCGGGACCAAGGCGCTCGGCACCTGGCACGCCACCGAGACCATCCAGGAGTGCCGCGAGGCGTGCGGCGGCGCCGGCTACCTCGCGGTGAACCGGTTCGCCGCGCTCAAGGCCGACACCGACGTGTTCACGACCTTCGAGGGCGACAACCACGTGCTGCTCCAGCTGGTCGCCAAGGGCCTGCTGACCGACTACGCCAGCGAGTTCGAGGACATGGACCAGCTCGGCATGGTCCGCTTCGTCACCGGCCTGGCCGTCGAGACCGTCATCGAGAAGACCGCCGTGCACAAGCTGCTGGAGCGGATCAAGGACGTGCTCCCCGGCGGGGACCAGTGGGACCAGGACGCCGGCCTGCTGGACCCCAACTACCAGCTCGCGATGCTCCGCTTCCGCGAGGAGCACATGCTCGCCGGCGCCGCCCGCCGGCTCAAGCGCGGCATCGACGACAAGCTCAACCCCGGGGAGGTGTTCTCCCGGGTGCAGGACCACGTGATCGCGGCCGCCCGCGCCCACGTGGACCGGCTGGTGCTCGAGGCGTTCGTGGAGAAGACCCGCGAGATGCCCGACGGCGACAACAAGGTCGCGCTGAACCTGCTGTGCGACCTCTACGCGCTGAGCACGATCGAGGCGGACCGGGCCTGGTTCCTCGAGCACGGTCGGCTCTCGGTGGCCCGGTCGAAGGCGATCAGCCGCGAGATCGGCAGCCTGTGCCGCAAGATCCGGCCGCTCGCCGGCGACCTCGTGGACGCCTTCGGCGTACCGCCGCAGATGCTGCGCTCGCCGGACCTGCTGGGCTGA